The following nucleotide sequence is from uncultured Draconibacterium sp..
AGCGTTACCGTGGTTGCAAAAGTATGACGGGCAATATGAAAAGTCAGATTTTTATCTATCTCACACAAATCAGCAATTTCCTTTAGATAACTGTTTAGTTTTTGGTTGGAGATATTAGGGAAAACAGTGCCTTTGTTTTCCGAGCGTGGATGATCCTTGTATTGGTCAATAAGTAATTGGGCCTGTTTCAAAATCGGAATGCGGACCGGAGTGGAAGTCTTTTCTCGTTGTGTTATAATCCATGACATACCGTTTATCCCTTTCCTGATATTATTGGGAGCCAGGTTTGCCACATCGATATAAGATAATCCGGTGTAACAGGCAAACACAAAAAGATCACGAACATAGTTAAGCCGTTTCATCTTGAATTTTTTCTTTTCAATGGCAGCTAATTCTGTTTCGGTTAAAAATTCACGTTCTACTTTTTTGAAATGTAGTTTGTAAGCTGCAAAAGGATCTTTATCCAGCCATTCCATACGAACGGCCATGGATACCATTTTACGAAGTCGTTCCAGGTGTTTCATAACCGCATTATTACCCATTGGACGTTGATGATCGGTTGGTTTGTGTTTTCTGAGGTAAAACTCAAAATCAGTGATAAATCGGTAGTTTAGTTCGGATAAGAAAATATCCTCCCTGTTCATCTTTTTTTGCAGGAACAATTCAATATATTTTGCAGTAGTATGATAGTTTTTGAGCGTTCCCCACTTTAGGTTCAAATCCATGCTGACGTTGTGATATTCGATCAGTTCCTTAAGCGTTTTCCCGGTTTCTTCAATACCATAAAATTTGTCTCTGATAGCCTCAGGAGTTATTACAGCCTTCTCTACTACAAGTTCCTGGTAATAACCGGTTAGTTGTGAGCGGATCTGCTCAAGATAGGAGTTAAGCCGTGCAATTTCAGGAAACTTTCCTTTTGCCATACCTTGCCCTTTATTCCAGTTGGTAACAGGTATTCGCTTTTTTACAGAGATTTCACAGCGGTTGGAGTCAACCGTAATACGTGCGTAAATTGGTGCAGTTCCATGCCTGGTTTTGGCTCTTTTTAGCACAAAATGAATTCCGAAAGTACTTTTTGTTTTCATGTCAAATCATTTAATTTGGTTCAGGTTCCCAAAAAGGTCACCTTTTACTGCTGTTTTTTTGCTCCAAAGTGAACCAAACCGCACCATTTTGAATGAGAAAAAACCTCTGTAACTGTCATTCTTATAGCTTATTATGAGCTCCGC
It contains:
- a CDS encoding site-specific integrase, producing the protein MKTKSTFGIHFVLKRAKTRHGTAPIYARITVDSNRCEISVKKRIPVTNWNKGQGMAKGKFPEIARLNSYLEQIRSQLTGYYQELVVEKAVITPEAIRDKFYGIEETGKTLKELIEYHNVSMDLNLKWGTLKNYHTTAKYIELFLQKKMNREDIFLSELNYRFITDFEFYLRKHKPTDHQRPMGNNAVMKHLERLRKMVSMAVRMEWLDKDPFAAYKLHFKKVEREFLTETELAAIEKKKFKMKRLNYVRDLFVFACYTGLSYIDVANLAPNNIRKGINGMSWIITQREKTSTPVRIPILKQAQLLIDQYKDHPRSENKGTVFPNISNQKLNSYLKEIADLCEIDKNLTFHIARHTFATTVTLTNGVPIESVSKMLGHTNLKTTQIYAKVVEKKIATDMEALQEKLGNKDKKEISTESEKGKVKQLS